Proteins encoded in a region of the Benincasa hispida cultivar B227 chromosome 2, ASM972705v1, whole genome shotgun sequence genome:
- the LOC120072230 gene encoding uncharacterized vacuolar membrane protein YML018C-like, which yields MKMCWRYKLGLLLILSVVIMWVSSAEVTQSIFADYEQPFAISYVTTSLLIVYLPIALLKDWLLSFLYRYNSKSCDNPSVVDESSIELQKNEVNLASELEHQGQLSCKNCTIDVYSKDEGTPLVAVHIGKENTLKKDRMFTAKEVAAFGFCVAPIWFLTEYLTNAALARTSVASTTLLSSTSGLFTLLIGALLGEDTINIIKVVSVVVSMAGVAMTTFGKTSAADELQKNAHGNENHALLGNVFSVLSSVTYGLFTVLLKKFAGGGQNLDMQKLFGCIGLFTFVALWWLVWPLTAMGVEPRFTFPQSANVEGVILGNAFVGSFLSDYFWALAVVWTSPLVAALGVSLTIPVAMLEDMVIHGRQYSVVYIIGSAQVFLGFVIANLSDWFSQNLASKVSRTTSQLQSLFFGPL from the exons ATGAAAATGTGTTGGAGATACAAGCTTGGGTTGCTTCTTATTCTCAGTGTGGTGATCATGTGGGTTTCCTCTGCTGAAGTTACCCAG AGTATTTTTGCAGATTATGAGCAACCATTTGCAATATCATATGTTACAACATCACTTTTGATAGTTTATCTTCCAATAGCATTGCTTAAAGACTGGTTACTAAGTTTTTTGTACCGCTACAATTCTAAAAGTTGTGATAATCCCAGTGTGGTTGACGAATCCTCCATAGAATTGCAGAAAAATGAAGTGAATCTTGCTTCTGAATTAGAACATCAAGGACAGTTAAGTTGTAAAAATTGTACCATAGACGTATATAGTAAGGACGAGGGAACACCATTGGTGGCTGTACATATAGGTAAAGAAAACACATTGAAAAAGGACCGCATGTTCACTGCAAAAGAAGTTGCTGCTTTTGGCTTTTGCGTTGCTCCAATCTGGTTTTTAACAGAG TACTTAACAAATGCTGCACTTGCACGAACCAGTGTTGCGAGTACCACATTGCTATCCTCCACTTCAGGGCTGTTCACTCTTTTGATTGGTGCATTGCTGGGTGAAGAcacaataaatataataaaagttGTCTCTGTTGTTGTTAGCATGGCTGGTGTTGCGATGACAACATTTGGGAAGACTTCAGCTGCAGATGAATTGCAGAAGAATGCGCATGG AAATGAGAATCATGCACTTCTGGGGAATGTCTTTTCAGTCCTCTCATCGGTGACTTATGGCCTTTTCACTG TGCTTCTCAAAAAGTTTGCTGGAGGAGGACAAAATTTAGATATGCAAAAGCTATTTGGCTGTATTGGACTTTTCACCTTTGTTGCCCTTTGGTGGCTTG TGTGGCCTCTGACTGCCATGGGCGTTGAACCCAGATTCACGTTCCCCCAATCTGCTAATGTTGAAGGAGTTATACTTGGCAATGCCTTTGTTGGAAGTTTTTTGTCCGATTATTTCTG GGCTTTGGCTGTTGTTTGGACTTCCCCTCTGGTAGCTGCTCTTGGTGTTTCCCTTACTATACCTGTTGCAATGTTGGAGGATATGGTCATCCATGGCCGGCAATATTCTGTAGTTTATATCATTGGGTCAGCTCAG GTATTCTTGGGGTTTGTCATAGCAAATCTTTCAGATTGGTTCTCTCAAAACTTGGCATCCAAGGTGTCAAGAACAACTTCCCAACTGCAATCACTTTTTTTCGGACCTCTGTGA
- the LOC120071896 gene encoding uncharacterized vacuolar membrane protein YML018C-like translates to MAWKYKVGLILLVAVVVIWVASAEITQSIFTDYEHPFVVTYVGTSMLVAYLAIAFIKECIVKIFRSHFRNGNSRKVAELQPPLPALEERTNQSSIEDDDNNNNNNNNNIISEVGNGDVQCVVNIIQGEDLRVNNNNHNGGCECEPENLEMTILKTEETKCSTKQIAVLALVIGPIWFVSEYFTNAALARTSVATTTILFSTSGLFTLIIDACLERQSLTIVNVVAVIVSMAGVAMTTVGKTWARDEVRSSSSEHGKHSYVGDIFALLSALTDGLYYVLLKKYAGEEGEKVDMQKFLGYVGLFTLTTLWWLIWPLRAIGIEPKFMIPQSTKVAELVLANCFVSNFVSDYFWAMGVVWTSPLVAALGASLTIPLAMLGDMVLHGRHYSLIYIFGSVQVFLGFMIANLSDWISPKLKLRKKFFNGAK, encoded by the exons ATGGCTTGGAAGTACAAAGTGGGGCTGATTCTTCTTGTTGCTGTTGTAGTTATATGGGTTGCCTCGGCCGAGATTACACAG AGTATTTTTACGGATTACGAGCATCCGTTTGTGGTGACGTATGTTGGGACCTCCATGTTGGTGGCTTATCTTGCAATTGCATTCATCAAGGAATGCATAGTGAAGATTTTTAGAAGTCATTTTCGAAATGGAAATTCCAGAAAAGTTGCAGAGCTTCAGCCTCCATTGCCAGCTTTAGAAGAAAGAACAAACCAATCTTCTATagaagatgatgataataataataataataataataataatataatttcagAGGTGGGAAATGGTGATGTTCAATGTGTGGTGAACATTATTCAAGGTGAAGATTTaagagttaataataataatcataatggTGGCTGTGAATGTGAACCTGAAAATTTGGAGATGACCATATTGAAAACAGAGGAAACAAAGTGTAGTACAAAGCAAATTGCTGTTTTGGCTCTTGTCATTGGTCCCATTTGGTTTGTCTCTGAG TATTTTACAAATGCAGCATTGGCAAGAACAAGCGTAGCAACCACAACCATATTGTTTTCAACCTCAGGATTGTTCACACTCATAATCGACGCATGCTTGGAAAGACAATCTTTAACCATTGTCAATGTTGTTGCCGTCATCGTTAGCATGGCCGGCGTGGCCATGACTACCGTCGGCAAGACTTGGGCTCGAGATGAAGTCCGATCCTCCTCGTCCGA GCATGGAAAGCACTCGTACGTTGGAGATATTTTTGCTCTACTCTCTGCTCTAACCGACGGACTCTACTATG TACTTTTGAAGAAGTATGCAggggaagaaggagaaaaagttGACATGCAGAAATTTTTGGGATATGTTGGATTATTCACTCTCACTACTCTCTGGTGGCTAA taTGGCCATTGAGAGCCATTGGAATAGAACCCAAATTTATGATACCTCAATCCACTAAAGTGGCAGAACTTGTGCTTGCCAATTGCTTTGTCTCAAATTTTGTCTCAGATTACTTTTG GGCGATGGGTGTTGTTTGGACAAGTCCACTTGTAGCCGCTTTAGGTGCATCTCTAACTATACCACTTGCCATGTTAGGAGACATGGTCCTCCACGGCCGACATTATTCTTTGATTTACATTTTTGGATCCGTTCAA GTATTTTTGGGATTTATGATTGCTAACCTTTCGGATTGGATATCACCGAAGTTGAAATTGCGGAAGAAGTTCTTCAATGGAGCGAAGTAA